One genomic region from Kamptonema formosum PCC 6407 encodes:
- the trxA gene encoding thioredoxin, with translation MSAAAQVTDSTFKQEVLESEVPVLVDFWAPWCGPCRMVAPVVDEIAQQYDGQVKVVKVNTDENPNVASQYGIRSIPTLMIFKAGQRVDMVVGAVPKTTLSNTLEKYL, from the coding sequence ATGTCAGCAGCCGCACAAGTTACCGACTCTACCTTTAAGCAGGAAGTGCTTGAGAGCGAAGTTCCAGTTTTAGTGGACTTCTGGGCTCCCTGGTGTGGCCCCTGCCGTATGGTCGCACCTGTCGTAGATGAAATTGCCCAGCAGTATGACGGGCAGGTGAAGGTAGTTAAAGTTAATACAGACGAGAACCCCAACGTCGCCAGCCAATACGGTATCCGCAGCATTCCGACGCTGATGATATTCAAAGCCGGTCAACGGGTTGATATGGTGGTGGGTGCAGTCCCTAAGACTACACTCTCCAACACTTTAGAAAAGTACCTTTAA
- a CDS encoding element excision factor XisH family protein, translated as MQVAKERYLVYRSVLARTEPERKLYLAITQSVFCELLSEPLGQIIRADYQVYLIIFADRFGSDSGILERRILEKKEENLCHQVRSLP; from the coding sequence ATGCAAGTAGCGAAAGAGCGATACTTAGTTTACCGTTCTGTACTCGCTAGAACTGAGCCTGAGAGAAAGCTCTATCTAGCTATTACACAATCAGTCTTTTGCGAATTATTGTCTGAACCACTTGGTCAAATCATTAGAGCCGACTATCAAGTATATTTAATCATTTTTGCCGATCGCTTTGGCTCTGACAGTGGTATCCTAGAGAGGAGGATACTTGAAAAAAAGGAGGAAAACTTATGTCATCAAGTGCGATCGCTACCTTGA
- a CDS encoding type II toxin-antitoxin system HicA family toxin yields the protein MPKLPRVSSAEAIRALEGLGFIKVRQRGSHAILKKRLPIDDEDNPQGAIEVGCVIPMQRKTLALGTLKSILNQAGISVEDFLRNL from the coding sequence GTGCCTAAATTACCACGAGTTAGTAGTGCAGAAGCCATCCGCGCTTTGGAAGGCTTAGGCTTTATTAAAGTAAGGCAGCGAGGCAGTCATGCTATTTTGAAGAAACGATTACCGATAGATGATGAAGATAATCCTCAAGGCGCGATCGAGGTTGGTTGTGTAATACCAATGCAGCGCAAAACTTTGGCACTTGGAACCCTCAAAAGTATTCTAAATCAGGCAGGGATTTCTGTTGAAGATTTTTTGAGGAATCTTTAG
- a CDS encoding cupin-like domain-containing protein encodes MPESKPVNITLPPLRITLTDEQQVTLEWLTQNLANLAAETKKEIPDNLRRWMAIKKLLKEPDDAIIQMLVKMGIDPNLATEEVRVIAAHPYFQLCTNFVQLLQKMESQLQIQTQLAALSSKFGTIERKSNLSRAEFLENYYATNTPVILTNAMSNWPAMRLWTPNYLGHKYGHATVEIQANRQSDPEYEINLEKHKQTVLFGKYVDMVVSSGESNDYYMVANNQNLEREEFKTLFNDIEIFPEYLNPADTSGRVFFWFGPAGTITPLHHDPVNLILAQVLGRKRVRMISPEQTPLMYNHVGVFSKVDGENPDLEKYPLYRNVKILEFILEPGEAIFIPVGWWHHVKSLDISISVSFTNFVFPNYYEWKYPQVQW; translated from the coding sequence ATGCCTGAATCCAAACCCGTGAATATTACTCTCCCTCCTTTACGGATTACTCTGACAGATGAGCAACAGGTTACTCTGGAATGGCTGACGCAAAATTTGGCAAATTTGGCAGCGGAAACTAAAAAAGAAATTCCCGATAATTTAAGGCGATGGATGGCAATTAAGAAGTTGCTGAAAGAGCCAGATGATGCCATTATTCAAATGCTGGTTAAAATGGGTATCGATCCCAATTTGGCAACAGAAGAAGTCAGAGTAATTGCTGCTCATCCTTACTTCCAACTCTGTACCAATTTTGTGCAGTTATTGCAGAAAATGGAATCCCAGTTACAAATTCAGACTCAACTAGCCGCGCTTTCTTCTAAGTTTGGCACAATTGAACGCAAAAGCAATCTTTCCAGAGCCGAGTTTTTAGAGAATTACTACGCTACAAATACTCCAGTTATTCTCACAAATGCTATGAGTAATTGGCCGGCGATGCGGCTGTGGACTCCGAATTATCTGGGACATAAGTATGGTCATGCAACAGTTGAAATTCAGGCTAACCGCCAGTCTGACCCGGAATATGAAATTAATTTAGAAAAACATAAGCAAACAGTTTTGTTTGGCAAATATGTCGATATGGTTGTCAGTAGCGGTGAAAGTAATGATTATTACATGGTTGCTAATAACCAAAATCTAGAGCGGGAAGAATTTAAAACTTTGTTTAATGATATCGAAATCTTCCCTGAATATTTGAACCCCGCAGATACAAGCGGGAGAGTATTTTTCTGGTTCGGCCCTGCGGGTACGATTACGCCGCTACACCATGACCCAGTTAATTTAATTTTGGCTCAGGTTTTAGGACGCAAGCGGGTGAGGATGATTTCACCGGAGCAAACGCCTTTGATGTACAATCATGTAGGGGTATTTAGCAAGGTAGATGGTGAAAATCCTGACTTGGAAAAATATCCGCTCTACAGAAATGTTAAAATTTTAGAGTTCATTTTGGAACCGGGAGAAGCGATTTTTATTCCTGTTGGTTGGTGGCATCATGTTAAGTCGTTAGATATCAGTATTTCAGTTTCGTTTACTAACTTTGTATTTCCCAATTATTATGAGTGGAAATATCCTCAAGTTCAGTGGTAA
- a CDS encoding ParE family toxin-like protein gives MTLPTFWEKYYLLDTTIKQQAKKVYGLWLQNPFHPSLHFKCINTEEDIWSVRITRSYRALGVLEAGTVTWFWIGSHDDYERFFG, from the coding sequence ATGACTTTGCCGACCTTTTGGGAAAAATACTATTTGCTTGATACTACTATTAAACAACAAGCTAAGAAAGTCTATGGGTTATGGCTACAAAATCCATTTCACCCGTCTTTACACTTCAAGTGTATCAACACGGAGGAAGATATATGGTCAGTTAGAATTACACGGAGTTATAGGGCGCTTGGGGTTTTAGAAGCTGGAACTGTAACGTGGTTTTGGATTGGCAGTCACGATGATTATGAAAGATTTTTTGGCTAA
- a CDS encoding 3'(2'),5'-bisphosphate nucleotidase CysQ family protein, producing the protein MKTLEELSTIARSVGWGAADILQSYYRGGSRAENLNIQEKSDGPVTAADIAVNAYILEQLQTVLDDREFGYLSEETYKFHLAEHGQAPLPQRWVWIIDPLDGTRDFIDRTGEYAVHIALVYDGRPVLAVVAWPEAQKLYSAIKGGGAFVENRDGLPVQLYVSGRSAIADLSLVVSRTHRDERFDKLLQQLPIQNQLAVGSIGCKIATIIEQRADVYVALSGKSAPKDWDLAAPELILTEAGGQLTHFDGTALHYNQGDINQWGGLLATNSLCHGELCHQAQKLLAEIDSD; encoded by the coding sequence ATGAAAACATTAGAAGAACTTAGCACGATCGCACGTTCGGTCGGCTGGGGTGCAGCAGATATATTACAATCATATTATCGGGGCGGTTCGAGGGCTGAAAACCTTAATATTCAAGAAAAAAGTGATGGGCCAGTTACCGCCGCAGATATTGCTGTTAATGCCTATATCTTGGAGCAATTGCAAACCGTTTTAGATGATCGAGAATTTGGTTATCTCAGCGAAGAAACTTACAAATTCCATTTAGCAGAACACGGTCAAGCTCCTTTACCCCAGCGTTGGGTTTGGATTATTGACCCTCTTGATGGTACTCGCGATTTTATTGACCGCACGGGCGAATATGCAGTACATATTGCTTTAGTTTACGACGGTAGACCAGTCTTAGCAGTTGTAGCTTGGCCGGAAGCTCAAAAACTTTATTCAGCTATTAAGGGCGGCGGTGCTTTTGTCGAAAATCGAGACGGTTTGCCCGTACAATTGTACGTATCTGGACGGAGTGCGATCGCAGATTTATCTCTGGTAGTCAGCCGCACTCACCGCGATGAACGCTTTGATAAATTATTACAACAATTGCCAATTCAAAATCAGCTTGCAGTCGGTAGTATTGGCTGCAAAATTGCGACTATTATCGAGCAGCGAGCTGATGTTTACGTTGCCCTTTCTGGTAAATCTGCTCCCAAAGATTGGGACTTAGCCGCCCCAGAATTAATTCTCACAGAAGCAGGCGGTCAATTGACCCATTTTGATGGCACTGCTTTGCATTATAATCAGGGGGATATCAATCAATGGGGAGGGCTGTTAGCTACTAACAGTCTCTGTCACGGGGAGCTTTGCCATCAAGCGCAAAAACTTTTAGCAGAGATAGATAGTGACTAA
- a CDS encoding adenylate/guanylate cyclase domain-containing protein has translation MLLKALTRRIAKGSQKIPLRLVLVVPFVLQIFGTVGLTGYISLRNGQIAVNDVAQQLQVEIGVRIEQMLTHYLQLPIVINRINVNAMKLNQLNTKDTSSMTRHFWNQRLLFDSVKISAIYFGSNEGEFFGLGWQDNQSWQIGRSGKQTKSRFHSYAIDNEGNPTTLLEVGNVYDPRRRPWYKKAVAVGKSVWSEIYIDFKEPRLKITLAQPIYNNLGKLGGVVGVDFILSDIQDFLKSIKIGKTGHTFIIERSGLLVASSTDQQLFTRDKNGKIKERIQAKDSSTLVIKATAEYLNSQKEKLTKINSVQHFIFEIDGTKQFLQVTPLKDARGIDWLIIIVVPESDFMEQIHANTRTTIWLCLGALIVATALGIFTAHWITAPILRLSEATQALAKGELDRKVKEKGTRELKVLASSFNQMAHQLKKTFATLEKTNEILEAKVKKRTAALTESELQNRAILAAIPDLMIRLSKEGVYLEFIPSKDSEAILLVNNDRIGKHISEVLPPDIAELQLQYINRTIATGETQIYEHQFWSGGQLCEQEVRIVVSRTNEVLLIVRDITERKRLERELSQTSRFLNSIVENIPLALFVKDVKDDFRYVLWNRAAEKVYSIPRNQVIGHTIYNFMNIEIAASVQSEHQTIIEGGKLIVDEEIFNSKFKGNIWQRIMKLPLINEQGEVTHLMYIAEDITERKQAEEALRIAQEQSERLLLNILPKTIADKLKQNQSAIAEQFEEATILFADIVGFTPLSARTPPIELVSLLNHIFSTFDELAELHGLEKIKTIGDAYMVAGGLPVPMEFHAEAVAQMALDMQTAIARFQAEKGQPFQIRIGINTGAVVAGVIGIKKFIYDLWGNTVNIASRMESQGIPGRIQVTNATYKRLKDKYLFEERGAIAIKGKGEMITYWLTGKKVD, from the coding sequence ATGCTATTAAAAGCTCTGACTCGTCGGATTGCTAAGGGTTCTCAAAAGATACCGTTGCGCCTCGTTTTGGTAGTGCCATTTGTGCTACAAATTTTCGGTACTGTTGGGTTAACTGGATACATCTCGTTACGGAATGGACAAATAGCTGTTAACGATGTTGCTCAGCAATTGCAGGTAGAAATAGGTGTTCGCATTGAACAAATGCTTACTCATTACCTACAATTACCGATCGTTATCAATCGAATCAATGTTAATGCTATGAAGTTGAATCAGTTAAATACAAAAGATACTTCTAGCATGACTCGTCATTTTTGGAACCAAAGATTGTTATTTGATTCAGTGAAAATATCTGCTATCTATTTTGGTAGTAATGAAGGAGAATTTTTTGGTCTAGGATGGCAAGATAATCAAAGTTGGCAAATTGGCAGGTCGGGAAAACAAACTAAAAGCAGATTCCACAGCTATGCTATTGATAATGAAGGTAATCCTACAACTTTATTAGAAGTTGGAAATGTTTACGATCCTAGACGGCGACCTTGGTATAAAAAAGCAGTAGCAGTTGGCAAATCAGTCTGGAGTGAAATTTACATTGATTTCAAAGAACCTCGGCTAAAAATTACTCTAGCACAACCCATTTATAATAATCTAGGCAAACTGGGAGGAGTAGTCGGTGTTGATTTTATTCTCTCTGATATTCAAGACTTTCTCAAAAGCATAAAAATTGGCAAAACTGGACATACTTTTATTATAGAGCGTTCGGGACTACTTGTCGCTTCTTCTACAGATCAACAACTATTTACTAGAGATAAAAATGGCAAAATCAAAGAGCGCATTCAGGCGAAAGATAGCTCGACACTTGTGATTAAAGCTACGGCGGAATACTTAAATAGTCAAAAGGAAAAATTGACTAAAATTAATAGCGTTCAACATTTCATTTTTGAGATAGATGGAACTAAACAATTTCTCCAAGTAACTCCCCTCAAAGATGCACGCGGAATTGACTGGTTAATTATAATTGTAGTTCCAGAATCCGATTTCATGGAGCAAATTCATGCTAACACCCGCACTACAATCTGGCTGTGTTTGGGGGCATTAATTGTAGCTACGGCTTTGGGAATTTTTACTGCTCATTGGATAACTGCCCCCATTTTGAGATTAAGTGAAGCAACTCAAGCTTTAGCTAAGGGAGAATTAGACAGAAAAGTTAAAGAAAAAGGTACGAGAGAACTCAAGGTTCTTGCTAGTAGTTTTAACCAAATGGCACATCAGTTGAAAAAAACTTTTGCTACTTTAGAAAAGACAAATGAAATATTAGAAGCCAAAGTAAAAAAGCGCACAGCAGCACTAACTGAGAGCGAACTTCAAAATCGAGCCATCCTCGCCGCCATACCAGATTTAATGATTAGACTCAGCAAAGAAGGTGTCTATTTAGAATTTATCCCCTCTAAAGATTCAGAAGCAATATTGCTGGTAAATAACGATCGGATTGGCAAGCATATTTCGGAAGTATTACCACCAGATATAGCCGAGCTTCAATTACAATATATAAACAGAACAATTGCCACTGGTGAAACCCAAATTTATGAGCATCAATTTTGGAGTGGCGGTCAACTTTGCGAACAAGAAGTCCGAATTGTTGTCAGCCGTACAAATGAAGTTTTACTAATTGTTCGCGATATTACTGAGCGCAAACGTTTGGAAAGAGAATTGTCACAAACCAGTAGATTTCTTAATAGTATTGTGGAAAATATTCCTTTAGCTTTGTTTGTCAAAGACGTGAAAGATGACTTCCGTTATGTACTTTGGAACCGGGCTGCTGAGAAAGTTTACTCAATCCCTCGCAACCAAGTAATCGGGCACACTATTTACAATTTTATGAACATAGAAATTGCGGCTTCCGTACAGTCAGAACACCAAACAATCATTGAAGGAGGTAAATTAATTGTAGATGAGGAGATATTTAATAGTAAATTCAAGGGTAATATTTGGCAGCGAATCATGAAACTGCCATTAATTAACGAGCAAGGAGAAGTAACGCACTTAATGTATATTGCCGAAGATATCACGGAGCGCAAACAGGCAGAGGAAGCGCTACGAATAGCACAAGAACAATCAGAGCGTTTATTATTAAATATTTTGCCTAAAACCATAGCGGATAAACTTAAACAAAACCAGAGTGCCATCGCTGAACAATTTGAGGAAGCGACAATTCTATTTGCTGATATTGTTGGTTTTACTCCGCTTTCTGCGAGGACACCCCCAATAGAATTAGTGAGTTTACTCAATCATATTTTTTCCACCTTTGACGAATTAGCTGAACTGCACGGTTTGGAGAAAATTAAAACTATTGGTGATGCCTATATGGTAGCAGGAGGTTTGCCAGTGCCGATGGAATTTCACGCCGAAGCCGTCGCTCAAATGGCTTTAGATATGCAAACTGCAATCGCTCGTTTTCAAGCTGAAAAGGGTCAGCCATTCCAAATTCGCATCGGCATTAATACTGGTGCTGTTGTCGCTGGTGTAATTGGCATCAAAAAATTTATTTACGATCTCTGGGGAAATACAGTAAATATTGCTAGCCGAATGGAATCTCAGGGAATTCCAGGGCGTATTCAAGTTACAAATGCTACTTATAAGCGTTTAAAGGATAAGTATTTATTTGAAGAGCGAGGTGCGATTGCGATTAAAGGGAAAGGGGAAATGATCACCTATTGGCTTACAGGCAAAAAAGTTGACTAA
- a CDS encoding LOG family protein yields the protein MSSSSSGQAIESLQAEVTDLINQLPNLKHEVWIAGSLSTIARMAGEELDRLDWKIIAASLLDMERAFKLFYPYRHIRKIAIFGSARVSADSPEYAMARDFASAIAKQGFMVVTGGGGGIMQAGNEGAGAEHSFGLNIQLPFEQGSNPFIAGDRKLLTFKYFFTRKLFFLRESDALALFPGGFGTLDETFECLTLIQTGKFGPAPVVLIDRPGGDYWHDWNAFICKQMMGRGLISKHDPSVYTITDSLDVACDAIASFYRVYHSSRYVEDRLVIRLKSELSDEDVEQLNADFSDILVKGKIEKSKALLPELGDETADLPRLVLYFNQRDLGRLYQLIAFINQLGADSPAAAHPEEK from the coding sequence ATGAGTTCCTCATCCTCTGGCCAAGCAATTGAGTCCCTCCAGGCCGAGGTGACTGATTTGATTAATCAGCTACCAAATTTAAAGCACGAAGTGTGGATTGCGGGATCGCTCTCAACGATCGCACGGATGGCGGGGGAAGAACTCGATCGCCTCGACTGGAAAATCATCGCTGCTTCTCTGCTAGATATGGAGAGAGCGTTTAAGCTTTTTTACCCCTACCGCCACATTCGCAAAATAGCGATCTTCGGCTCTGCGAGAGTGTCGGCAGATAGTCCAGAATACGCGATGGCGAGGGATTTTGCCAGTGCGATCGCCAAACAGGGGTTTATGGTGGTGACAGGGGGCGGCGGTGGCATTATGCAGGCGGGGAATGAAGGTGCGGGTGCAGAACATTCTTTTGGGTTGAATATTCAATTACCTTTCGAGCAAGGTTCTAACCCCTTTATCGCAGGCGATCGCAAATTACTTACATTTAAATATTTCTTCACTCGCAAGTTATTTTTCCTACGGGAAAGTGATGCTTTGGCTTTATTCCCCGGTGGTTTTGGCACTCTGGACGAAACTTTTGAGTGTTTGACTTTGATTCAGACGGGCAAATTTGGCCCTGCACCAGTGGTATTGATCGATCGCCCCGGCGGGGACTATTGGCATGATTGGAATGCTTTTATTTGCAAGCAAATGATGGGTCGCGGTTTAATTAGTAAGCACGATCCCAGTGTTTACACGATTACGGATAGTTTGGATGTGGCTTGTGATGCGATCGCCAGTTTCTACCGAGTTTATCACTCCAGCCGCTACGTGGAAGATCGGCTTGTCATCCGTCTCAAGTCTGAGTTATCCGATGAGGATGTCGAACAGTTAAATGCTGATTTCAGTGACATTTTAGTTAAGGGGAAAATTGAAAAAAGCAAAGCTTTACTTCCAGAACTAGGTGATGAAACTGCCGATTTGCCGCGCTTGGTTTTGTATTTTAATCAGCGAGATTTGGGAAGACTTTATCAGTTGATTGCTTTTATTAATCAATTGGGTGCAGACTCTCCGGCGGCGGCTCATCCAGAAGAAAAGTAG
- a CDS encoding ribbon-helix-helix domain-containing protein produces MAQISISLPDDLLAYLDQKVENRSVLIESILKQWQQQQEEQALADACRLVDELNLGWDSEWQTQAITDWEASG; encoded by the coding sequence ATGGCTCAAATCTCTATCTCCCTACCCGATGACCTACTCGCATACCTCGACCAAAAAGTTGAGAATCGCAGCGTCCTAATAGAATCTATCTTAAAACAATGGCAGCAGCAGCAAGAAGAGCAAGCCTTAGCAGATGCTTGCAGATTAGTTGACGAACTTAATTTAGGTTGGGATAGTGAATGGCAAACGCAAGCAATTACCGACTGGGAAGCATCTGGATAG
- a CDS encoding GNAT family N-acetyltransferase — protein sequence MDIKINNLTAADKEIIQQLAQWLTELWPNAWPHLDVALQEVQASLGVDRISRVAVDDRGTVLGWIGAIEQYDGNVWELHPLVVKAGFRRQGIGRSLVNDLEAEVRKRGAITLWVGTDDEENQTTLSNVNLYPNIGEHIAKIRNLRCHPYEFYQKVGFAIVGVMPDANGLGKPDIFMAKRLR from the coding sequence ATGGATATAAAAATTAACAATTTGACTGCTGCGGACAAAGAGATTATTCAACAGTTGGCACAATGGTTAACAGAACTCTGGCCGAATGCTTGGCCGCATCTAGATGTTGCTTTGCAAGAAGTGCAAGCATCTTTAGGAGTAGATCGCATCAGTCGCGTGGCGGTTGACGATCGCGGTACGGTTTTAGGCTGGATTGGCGCGATCGAGCAATATGATGGGAATGTTTGGGAACTGCACCCGCTAGTAGTGAAAGCGGGGTTTCGCAGACAAGGAATTGGGCGATCGCTAGTTAATGACTTAGAGGCGGAGGTGAGAAAACGCGGCGCAATTACTCTCTGGGTAGGTACGGATGATGAAGAAAATCAGACCACCCTTTCCAATGTCAATCTTTATCCGAATATTGGGGAGCACATCGCTAAAATTAGAAATTTGCGGTGCCATCCTTACGAGTTTTATCAAAAAGTGGGTTTCGCGATCGTCGGAGTAATGCCTGATGCCAACGGACTTGGAAAACCAGATATCTTCATGGCAAAACGCCTGAGATAA
- a CDS encoding type II toxin-antitoxin system PemK/MazF family toxin, with amino-acid sequence MANASNYRLGSIWIVKFEPSVGTEIRKTRPGLIISGTIFNEQRTKITVLPFTSARSNDPRISPALVFVPSSPQNGLNTDSLLVCVDPMTFDKSRMVQQVGELETELLNQAQDILRRYLLL; translated from the coding sequence ATGGCAAACGCAAGCAATTACCGACTGGGAAGCATCTGGATAGTTAAATTTGAACCGTCAGTAGGAACAGAAATCCGCAAAACGCGACCAGGTTTAATCATTTCTGGCACAATTTTTAACGAACAGCGAACCAAAATAACTGTTTTGCCTTTTACCTCTGCTCGCTCTAATGACCCTCGAATTTCGCCAGCACTCGTATTTGTGCCATCCTCCCCACAAAATGGTTTAAATACAGATAGTTTGCTAGTCTGTGTTGACCCTATGACTTTTGATAAATCAAGAATGGTGCAACAAGTTGGTGAACTGGAAACAGAATTACTAAATCAAGCTCAAGATATTTTACGCCGATATCTTTTATTGTAG
- a CDS encoding type II toxin-antitoxin system HicB family antitoxin — translation MSYTFTAIVYWEEDVYVAECPEVGTASQGDTIEEAIANLKEATELYLEEFPLPKTSPRLLTTFEVLSA, via the coding sequence ATGTCTTATACTTTCACGGCAATTGTTTATTGGGAAGAGGATGTTTATGTAGCCGAGTGTCCTGAAGTGGGAACGGCTAGCCAAGGAGATACGATAGAAGAGGCGATCGCCAATCTCAAAGAAGCAACCGAACTTTATTTAGAAGAATTCCCTCTACCTAAAACTTCCCCCCGTCTGCTAACTACATTTGAGGTATTGAGTGCCTAA
- a CDS encoding NB-ARC domain-containing protein, which translates to MDVQEVLKWADELVFTKTGKHLSSLQETILTGVWSSQKYGEIAETCNCTENHVKKVASEIWQLFSATLDEDVNKSNFKATLDRMDFSNNISSFWKDVSIGSMNVCTETSYPPKNSQNSPPTQTSNENNTQQKLDLRDAPDIKTFYNCTSQLTTLENAIAHQNCRLLTITGMSGTGKSAIARHLIPQIQTHFDRIIWRSLRTSPPLETTLKNLIQFLSNQNPPFASYQGEVGVLPENIDTQLEILIESLHTHRCLIILDDVQYILNSGQLAGYYKPGYENYGTLFKMIGDFPHHSCLILNSWEPPLDILTFTDDRSAVCLLQLTGLGEAATEILREKGLLDEEKWPELINLYQGNPLWLKLVAQTINNLFDGKVAQYLSCQPVFLSDELTLILQQHYQRLSEIEKQAIALLANETEPISRTQLIAKYQGNQADLLKAIQSLERRGTIDKISCESETVFTMQPALKQYILSYFSSG; encoded by the coding sequence ATGGACGTTCAAGAAGTTTTGAAGTGGGCAGACGAGTTAGTGTTTACCAAAACGGGCAAACACTTAAGCAGTTTGCAGGAAACAATACTAACTGGCGTTTGGTCTAGTCAAAAATACGGGGAGATAGCGGAAACTTGTAACTGTACTGAGAACCATGTTAAAAAAGTCGCATCAGAAATATGGCAGCTATTCTCAGCAACGTTAGATGAAGATGTTAATAAATCGAATTTTAAAGCTACATTAGATAGGATGGATTTTTCTAATAATATTTCTTCTTTTTGGAAAGATGTATCAATTGGTAGCATGAATGTCTGCACAGAAACATCCTACCCTCCCAAAAATTCCCAAAACTCACCCCCAACACAAACCTCAAATGAAAATAATACCCAACAAAAACTCGACTTAAGAGACGCACCAGATATCAAAACCTTCTACAACTGCACCTCCCAACTCACCACCCTGGAAAATGCGATCGCACACCAAAACTGTCGCCTCCTCACCATCACAGGCATGAGTGGCACGGGAAAAAGCGCGATCGCGCGTCACCTCATCCCCCAAATTCAAACCCACTTCGATCGCATCATCTGGCGCAGTCTCCGCACTTCCCCACCCCTCGAAACCACCCTCAAAAACCTGATTCAATTTCTCTCAAATCAAAACCCTCCCTTCGCCTCTTACCAAGGCGAAGTTGGGGTTTTACCTGAAAATATTGATACCCAACTAGAAATACTAATAGAATCTTTACACACTCATCGCTGTCTCATCATCTTAGATGACGTGCAATACATCCTTAATAGCGGACAACTTGCAGGCTATTATAAACCTGGATATGAAAACTACGGAACCTTATTTAAAATGATTGGCGACTTCCCCCATCATAGTTGCTTAATCCTCAATAGTTGGGAACCCCCTTTAGATATTCTCACATTCACTGACGATCGTTCAGCAGTATGTTTATTACAATTAACTGGTTTAGGTGAAGCCGCAACAGAAATCCTGAGAGAAAAAGGCTTATTAGATGAAGAAAAATGGCCAGAATTGATTAACCTTTATCAAGGTAATCCTCTCTGGTTAAAATTAGTCGCTCAAACCATTAATAACTTATTTGACGGAAAAGTAGCTCAATATTTAAGTTGTCAACCAGTATTTTTAAGTGACGAATTGACACTGATTTTGCAACAGCATTATCAAAGATTATCTGAAATCGAAAAACAGGCGATCGCTCTCCTTGCGAATGAAACTGAACCTATCTCGCGTACCCAATTAATCGCAAAATATCAAGGAAACCAAGCTGACTTATTGAAGGCAATACAATCCTTAGAGAGACGGGGAACGATTGACAAAATAAGCTGTGAATCGGAAACAGTTTTTACAATGCAACCTGCGCTCAAACAATATATCCTGTCCTACTTTTCTTCTGGATGA
- the msrA gene encoding peptide-methionine (S)-S-oxide reductase MsrA produces the protein MAIFGLGKKLTLPTKEEALPGRAESMPVPSSHFVNGNPLKPPFPEGMEMAIFGLGCFWGAERKFWQLEGVFTTAVGYAAGITPNPTYQEVCSGKTGHNEVVLVVFDPKVISYETLLKVFWESHNPTQGMRQGNDTGTQYRSGIYVYSDSQRKQAEATRDAYQKAISGAGYGEITTEILDAPEFYYAEGYHQQYLAKNPGGYCGLGGTKVECPVGVLS, from the coding sequence ATGGCCATATTCGGATTGGGCAAAAAGCTAACCCTGCCTACAAAAGAAGAAGCATTGCCAGGACGAGCAGAATCCATGCCTGTACCCTCTAGTCACTTCGTCAACGGCAATCCCCTCAAACCTCCTTTTCCAGAAGGTATGGAAATGGCAATATTTGGTCTGGGTTGTTTTTGGGGAGCCGAACGCAAATTCTGGCAACTAGAAGGAGTTTTTACAACCGCAGTTGGCTACGCCGCAGGGATAACACCTAACCCCACATATCAAGAAGTTTGTTCGGGAAAAACTGGCCACAACGAAGTAGTCCTAGTGGTGTTTGACCCGAAAGTTATTAGTTACGAAACACTCTTGAAAGTGTTTTGGGAAAGTCACAATCCCACCCAAGGAATGCGTCAAGGAAATGACACTGGAACACAGTATCGTTCAGGAATTTATGTCTATTCAGACAGTCAAAGAAAACAGGCTGAAGCTACACGGGATGCTTATCAAAAAGCCATTTCAGGAGCGGGTTACGGCGAGATTACAACTGAGATTTTAGACGCTCCTGAGTTCTACTATGCAGAAGGCTACCATCAGCAATACTTAGCCAAAAATCCCGGCGGTTATTGCGGTTTAGGTGGCACAAAAGTAGAATGCCCTGTGGGAGTTCTTTCTTAA